From the Chitinophaga lutea genome, the window GTTAAAGGTTTTGAATCCGTTCCGGCTTACTTCCATGGCGAAATCAAGATGCGTGGTATCGCCGGGCTGTAAAGGTTTTTCGAGATGCAGCCAGTATTGGTGAAACCTTTCATCCTGTTCCTGCTTCGCCACGCCGGGCATGTGCAACTGAATAGTCTGGATGTTCTCATCGATATCGATCCATATTTTTGAAAGAGGAGAGCTGGTTTCATTTTTCAGCAGGAAACTGCCCTTCACCCGGTACCAGGCGTTGGCGGGGTACACGTCCACCGCTACCTTCACCGCCTTGATCACCGGCTGCGGAAGATCCGCAACGGGGCGGTATTTCCGCTCGTATGCCATCCGCCATTCTTTTTTTGCCGCCTTGCTCCGGAAGCCTGTTTCATAAAAAATGTAGGTGCCGGCTGCGCAGGTAAGCAGCATGGCAATCCCCGCGATGAAGAACCCGCGTTTCCCCAGTTGCGCAGGAACCGCTTTCATCCGCTGCAGCCAGCGCCGTTGCACAGCCGGCCACACGGCAATGGTGAGCAACGCGAACATTACCGCCAATCCGCCCCAATACACCATGTACCAGTTGAACGCTTCGCGGTAGTGGCCAAAGCCGTTCATATACGACCAGGCCAGTTCCGGCACATCGCCGAACCGGAGCATCGGGTGCTCCAGCCCCAGCGTTTTGCCGAAGGTGATGATCATGGCGGGAACCAGGCAAAACAGCATGCCCGCGTATTTGTTGGGCGTGAGGGTGAGGATAAGCACCGCCAGCACCGCGAACAGTAGCAAAGGCAGCCCGCTGTAATAAACCAGCTGCAGGTACACCAGCGGCTCGATCGTGGTGAAACCGTTGAGCAGTTGCAGGCTGATGCCGATCGCCACATTCGCCACGATCATCACACCGATCAGCAGCACCAGCGCGGCGCATTTAGCGCCCCACATCAAGGCGTGCGGAACCGGGGTGGCATATATCAACCCGTGCATGCCCGACGCCCTTTCCCGCCACAGCAATTCGGCGGCGCAGAAAATGATCAGGAGCATGGCGGGGCGCATCGGCCGCAGTTCTTCGATGGCGATGCCGGTGAAGGGATATGCCCGGATGCCCATGGGGCCGCTGAACAGGGAATCCTTCAGCTCGATCCCGTACAGGAAGATCCACAACGCCAGCATCACCATGAACGGGATGGAGCGGAAGAGGGACTGGGCATCGAGGCCCAGCTGGCTGCGGAATGCTTTTGCCGCATACCCGTATCCCTGCGGATGCACCTGCATGGCGCGGTAACCGGTTGCCAGTCGCAAAGCTGCGGATGACCGGCGGCGCAGGGCGGCCGGCTGCGGCTGTCGGAAATTGAAATAGCGGTAACTCACTGCCAGCAAAAGCAGGGAAATCATCGTCCAGATCACACGGTTCCATAAAAAGATACCGCTGAGCGGGAACAGTTGTGTATTGCGCTGTACGTCGTTCCAGTTGCGCGTTTCGCCAAACAGGGCGGCCAACCCGAACGGATCGCTCAGCAAAGGCCACAGACTGTCCGTTCCTGTTTTTAAATTGGAGCCGGCGATCATCGGGGAATTGCCGAGGATCGACGCCGTCAGGTACAGGATGTAGAGCAGCAGGCCGGCGGCATACACGGCTTTGAGGTTGCGCGTCAGCAACGCCGTGCAGAAAATCACGCTGGTGGCAAACAAAACGTTCGGCAGGCCGAACACGAGCAATGGCTGAATGATATAGGCGGCGCGGTGAGGTCCCAGCACTTCCGGGTTTTGCAGCAGCGTGGCCAGCGCCATACCCGTTACTGCCAGCACCAGCATCAGTAGCGCCGCCAGCAACAGGCCGGCGAAGCGCACGGTAAAAAACGGGAGCCGGCGCACGGCGGTGGAGAACACGATGGCATCCATCCTGTTGGCCGTGTCGCGCAATACCACGCCTGCGCAAAAAAGCGTGGCGGTAAAAATCGAGAGGAGCGACAGCATGCCTACCAGCACCGTATACACGTAAGGCCCGTTCTTATGCACGTCGTCGCTGCCGAAGCGGCCCTGTACGGCCAGCACGCCCATGGCGAAAAATATGACGGCCGCCGCGATGAACGTCAGCTGGCGGGCATGATACCGTAATTCGAACCCTAACATACGCCCACCTCCTTTCCGGCGCGCTGCGCCCCGAACAGTGCGGAAAAATATACTTCTTCGAGGCCGGGGTAAAAGGCTTCGAAACCTTCACCCGGACAATCATCTCCCAGCACATACAGCTGCAAAAGGCCCCCGGTCATACGCGTGGAAATTACCGGGAGGGTGCGGCGGTAATGCTCCAGCGCCGCTTTGGTGACGGTTTTACGCCATACCCGGCCGTTCAGGTCCGCCGCCAGCGCCGTGGGCCTGCCCTGCAAAATCACCCGGCCGCCGGCCAGCACGGCCATTTGCGGGCACAGGTCCTGCACATCTTCCACGATATGGGTAGACAGCAGCACCACCACCTGTTCGCCGATCTCGCTCAGCAGGCCGTGGAAGCGGTTGCGCTCTTCAGGGTCCAGTCCGGCGGTGGGTTCGTCGGCGATGATGAGGCTGGGGTTGCCCAGCAGGGCCTGCGCGATGCCGAACCGTTGCCGCATGCCGCCCGAAAAGGTGCTCACGGCGCGGTGCCGCGCTTCATAGAGGTTCGTCTGTTGCAGGAGCGCCAGTACCTGTTCCTTTCTTTCCTTCCTGTTCCGCAACCCCTTCAGCAGGGCGAGATGATCCAGCAGCTGGAGGGCGGACGTACGGGGATACACCCCGAAATCCTGCGGCAGGTAGCCGAGCCGGCTGCGGAGCGCATGCGGATGTTCGTGAATGTTGCTGCCGTCGAACAGCACCCGCCCGCTGTCGGGCTCCTGCAGGGTAGCCAGGATGCGCATCAGGGTGGATTTGCCCGCGCCGTTGGGGCCCAGCAGCCCGAACATGCCGTTGGACACGCGGAGGTTGACCGCGCGGAGCGCCTGTACGCCGCCGCCGTAACTTTTGCTGAGATGTTGAATGTCGAGCCTGTACATGTTGTTGGTTTATGTTGGCAAATTAGCGGGCATCCACTGCGCCTTCAACTAAACATGGGATAGGAGGGGATTAACGTGACGAACGGCCTTTTTTACCCTTCCAGCGCGCT encodes:
- a CDS encoding M1 family aminopeptidase, with amino-acid sequence MLGFELRYHARQLTFIAAAVIFFAMGVLAVQGRFGSDDVHKNGPYVYTVLVGMLSLLSIFTATLFCAGVVLRDTANRMDAIVFSTAVRRLPFFTVRFAGLLLAALLMLVLAVTGMALATLLQNPEVLGPHRAAYIIQPLLVFGLPNVLFATSVIFCTALLTRNLKAVYAAGLLLYILYLTASILGNSPMIAGSNLKTGTDSLWPLLSDPFGLAALFGETRNWNDVQRNTQLFPLSGIFLWNRVIWTMISLLLLAVSYRYFNFRQPQPAALRRRSSAALRLATGYRAMQVHPQGYGYAAKAFRSQLGLDAQSLFRSIPFMVMLALWIFLYGIELKDSLFSGPMGIRAYPFTGIAIEELRPMRPAMLLIIFCAAELLWRERASGMHGLIYATPVPHALMWGAKCAALVLLIGVMIVANVAIGISLQLLNGFTTIEPLVYLQLVYYSGLPLLLFAVLAVLILTLTPNKYAGMLFCLVPAMIITFGKTLGLEHPMLRFGDVPELAWSYMNGFGHYREAFNWYMVYWGGLAVMFALLTIAVWPAVQRRWLQRMKAVPAQLGKRGFFIAGIAMLLTCAAGTYIFYETGFRSKAAKKEWRMAYERKYRPVADLPQPVIKAVKVAVDVYPANAWYRVKGSFLLKNETSSPLSKIWIDIDENIQTIQLHMPGVAKQEQDERFHQYWLHLEKPLQPGDTTHLDFAMEVSRNGFKTFNSEHTVVSNGTYIELEKYVPALGYDEGYELSGQLDRRQAGLPPRTDTPSTDDAYHLIDFAAVISTPANQQAITVGELQKTWIDGDRRYSDYKTRRPVNFMFAISAAEYAVHEEKYNGIRLRALYHPGHAGNLPAIIQGAKDALDYCHKNFGAYPLPYLHLAEIPHYKGAATAYPGLLFLAERILFLSNFSDSGRVNQAYAIAAHETAHQWWANMPAPVHGPGDAMLTESLAKYTEAMVMEKRFGKAYLSDYFRVDNHMYLVLRSMYGKELPLIQTNDQPFVHYQKGGMVLYRLKENLGETHVNRALQQLVAQHAWPGKKVRPADLLHALQTGADSGAMRLIDECLQQVVVYDLQIKSLGAARLPGGQYRLDLQVNIARKDAAGNPLPVDGRFDIGVLDKAGKLIYAQPHHFSNAETRLSLTVGKEPGAVAIDPYQYVLDENPANNKTGID
- a CDS encoding ABC transporter ATP-binding protein, encoding MYRLDIQHLSKSYGGGVQALRAVNLRVSNGMFGLLGPNGAGKSTLMRILATLQEPDSGRVLFDGSNIHEHPHALRSRLGYLPQDFGVYPRTSALQLLDHLALLKGLRNRKERKEQVLALLQQTNLYEARHRAVSTFSGGMRQRFGIAQALLGNPSLIIADEPTAGLDPEERNRFHGLLSEIGEQVVVLLSTHIVEDVQDLCPQMAVLAGGRVILQGRPTALAADLNGRVWRKTVTKAALEHYRRTLPVISTRMTGGLLQLYVLGDDCPGEGFEAFYPGLEEVYFSALFGAQRAGKEVGVC